One window of the Candidatus Jettenia sp. genome contains the following:
- a CDS encoding glycosyltransferase family 39 protein, which translates to MNPKNFIPRNIFYKWLVLFCMSFLTIGFISSEKCRNVRVGEPVALKVDDLNKEGLKSIKLYRISANGNPIEIQGNAVNEANTLFIDFSSLKGKSVKKVLLCIPREYLNIIQRMDVTVGKKVFSFGGDEIRHEWKGIDNNKYPNLNKPDSIILELPHILIQKRFISNPAMYAGVFFVSLIISALLTFFLIQHEHTIKNILKKEHITLYILLLFLISAILIFYVVLSLNLKVLMYYLSVSSLILLMLIYLAESKKLKPENAQNIPLSKRSLFLLSTVLFFALFLRLIGANWGFPLLLHSDEKSIANYAAFIIEKNTLDPSFYNRPNHISIYSHAIIYSIVSFLKFQLPFSSTFYNHINFYYLVSRIFIAILGTVMVYVAYLIGREYNKNLSLFSAILFALFPLYIEHSHYITPDIPLTLFILSVMLFSIRYLKNPTHTNLLLACLFSALATAEKYPGILSTFLLAGIIILKGEEVRKTVLKLATFAGIFVGMLFIVSPFIFLRFESVVNSFFAESIPVQFRLDRQRCPGYIDNLLFYLKAYISRINLVLGILFIVGILGIGTYRQKKNLLPIFWGFLFLMFISKLSLHWDRWALPMYISPLLLSAFGICFLYEKVMHIRKKVMKYALSAIFLMFLFYGFGNLILKDVLLIISFCLPDTRVISYNWIKSQSDINENNSIYESYTPLAPCGRFDFDFCFHFDDQEYLNAKKYAIISSYMYKIYFSDIKRHAEMVNFYNTIFRLPLVKTFQPSFVSNNAFKISPSFGTHDNPTVSPLTEVIQVIKKFKSGLTIGPEIRIYKLDYIQD; encoded by the coding sequence ATGAATCCTAAAAATTTTATTCCTCGTAATATATTTTACAAATGGCTTGTTCTCTTTTGTATGAGTTTCCTTACTATCGGTTTCATATCCTCTGAAAAATGCAGGAATGTAAGGGTTGGTGAACCTGTTGCGTTAAAAGTTGATGATCTTAATAAAGAAGGATTAAAATCCATTAAATTATATAGGATTTCTGCCAACGGGAACCCTATTGAAATTCAGGGGAATGCTGTTAATGAAGCAAATACCCTCTTTATAGATTTTTCATCTTTAAAGGGTAAATCTGTAAAGAAGGTATTGTTATGTATTCCAAGAGAATATCTTAATATTATCCAGAGGATGGACGTTACCGTTGGTAAAAAAGTTTTTTCCTTTGGTGGTGATGAGATTCGACATGAATGGAAAGGGATCGATAATAATAAATATCCAAATCTCAATAAGCCAGATTCTATCATTCTAGAATTACCGCATATATTAATACAGAAGCGTTTTATTTCAAATCCAGCAATGTATGCCGGCGTATTCTTTGTAAGCTTAATTATAAGTGCACTCCTAACATTCTTCCTCATTCAGCATGAGCATACAATAAAAAACATTCTGAAGAAGGAACATATAACGCTGTATATCCTGCTGCTCTTTTTGATATCTGCAATCTTAATATTTTATGTGGTCTTATCATTAAATCTTAAAGTATTAATGTATTATTTAAGCGTGTCTTCTCTTATTCTTTTAATGTTAATTTATCTTGCTGAGTCAAAAAAATTAAAACCTGAGAATGCTCAGAACATTCCCCTATCAAAAAGGAGTTTATTTCTACTTTCAACCGTTTTATTCTTTGCACTCTTCTTAAGATTGATCGGTGCGAATTGGGGATTCCCGTTACTTTTACATTCCGATGAAAAATCAATAGCTAATTATGCTGCCTTTATCATAGAGAAAAATACGTTAGATCCTTCCTTTTACAATCGTCCCAATCATATCAGTATCTACTCGCATGCTATTATTTATAGCATTGTCAGTTTTCTAAAATTTCAGCTACCATTCTCTTCTACTTTTTACAACCATATTAACTTTTATTATCTTGTCTCAAGGATTTTTATCGCTATCTTAGGAACTGTAATGGTTTATGTTGCATACTTAATTGGTAGAGAATATAATAAAAACCTCAGCCTGTTTTCTGCTATTCTTTTCGCCCTATTTCCACTCTATATAGAGCATTCACATTATATTACTCCCGATATTCCCCTCACGTTGTTTATTCTATCTGTCATGCTATTTTCTATCAGATATTTGAAAAACCCTACCCATACTAATCTTCTCCTTGCCTGCCTGTTTTCAGCACTAGCAACAGCAGAGAAATATCCCGGTATTCTCTCTACATTCTTACTAGCGGGAATAATTATTTTGAAAGGAGAAGAGGTACGAAAAACCGTATTAAAATTGGCAACATTTGCTGGTATTTTCGTTGGGATGCTGTTTATCGTTTCACCATTTATATTTTTAAGGTTTGAATCTGTTGTAAACTCTTTCTTTGCAGAGTCAATACCGGTACAGTTCAGACTTGATAGACAAAGATGTCCAGGATACATTGACAACCTTCTCTTCTATTTAAAGGCATACATTTCACGTATTAACTTAGTTTTAGGTATACTCTTTATCGTAGGAATCTTAGGGATAGGAACCTATAGGCAGAAGAAAAATCTTCTCCCCATCTTTTGGGGTTTCCTTTTTTTGATGTTCATAAGTAAGTTAAGCCTTCACTGGGATAGATGGGCGTTGCCCATGTACATTAGCCCGTTGTTACTATCCGCTTTTGGGATATGCTTCTTATACGAGAAAGTTATGCATATAAGAAAAAAGGTAATGAAATATGCATTATCCGCAATATTCCTTATGTTTTTGTTTTATGGGTTTGGAAACTTGATTCTGAAGGATGTACTATTAATAATAAGTTTTTGTCTTCCTGATACCAGGGTTATTTCTTATAACTGGATTAAATCACAGAGTGATATAAATGAGAATAATTCAATTTATGAGAGTTACACGCCTCTTGCCCCTTGTGGACGTTTTGACTTTGACTTTTGCTTTCATTTTGACGATCAAGAATATTTGAATGCAAAAAAATACGCTATTATTTCAAGCTATATGTATAAAATTTATTTCTCAGACATAAAGAGACATGCGGAAATGGTTAATTTTTATAATACTATTTTTAGGTTGCCTTTAGTCAAAACATTTCAACCTTCTTTTGTCTCCAATAACGCCTTCAAAATCTCACCCTCATTTGGTACCCATGATAATCCAACCGTCTCACCCTTGACGGAAGTGATACAGGTAATAAAAAAGTTCAAATCGGGTCTAACGATAGGCCCTGAAATAAGAATATATAAGCTCGATTATATTCAAGATTAA
- the nrfH gene encoding cytochrome c nitrite reductase small subunit, whose translation MKSLSSLNLVAILLYCSAGIFIGLSVYTFYYAQGASYLSNEPKACVNCHIMREQYDGWQKASHHAVATCNDCHIPHRFIPKYLAKLKNGFWHSKGFTFQDFHEPIRIHPKNRITLQKNCLYCHGELVSEIATYPGDNRRMLDCIPCHRNVGHGPTQ comes from the coding sequence ATGAAATCTCTATCAAGTCTGAATCTTGTAGCTATTCTCCTTTATTGTTCCGCGGGCATATTCATCGGTCTAAGCGTCTACACGTTTTATTATGCACAAGGTGCATCTTATCTCTCAAACGAACCTAAGGCTTGCGTCAATTGCCATATCATGCGTGAGCAATACGATGGCTGGCAAAAGGCAAGTCATCATGCAGTTGCAACATGCAACGACTGTCATATACCGCACAGGTTTATACCAAAATATTTAGCAAAGTTAAAAAATGGATTCTGGCATTCAAAAGGTTTTACCTTTCAGGATTTTCATGAACCAATTCGGATTCATCCGAAAAATCGTATCACATTACAAAAGAATTGCCTGTATTGTCATGGGGAATTAGTAAGTGAAATCGCTACTTACCCGGGGGACAATCGGCGAATGTTAGATTGTATCCCTTGCCATAGAAACGTCGGTCATGGCCCAACACAATAG
- a CDS encoding glycosyltransferase family 2 protein, whose protein sequence is MPILNISIIIPCYNEEAVIEETYKRVKRSLTNNGYTRHEIIFINDGSRDRTLLLLEEISQRDTHVKVISFSRNFGHQPAVSCGINYCTGDVAIIIDADLQDPPELFHQMIQKYEEEDCNVVYGVRRERQGESFFKRCTAKLFYRMINSLSEVPIPLDTGDFRLIDERVIREFKQLKEKNKYIRGLISWIGFKQMPIYYTREPRFAGETKYPVSKMIKFATTGLLYFTRKPLKLATTLGFSSILIGFILVIYVFVSKFSRQIDAVPGWASTLIIIIFFLGVQLLTIGVMGEYIGSIFSEVKERPEYIIEKKINF, encoded by the coding sequence ATGCCTATCCTGAATATTTCTATCATTATCCCCTGCTATAATGAAGAGGCAGTGATCGAAGAAACGTATAAAAGGGTTAAAAGATCACTAACGAACAACGGGTACACAAGGCACGAGATCATTTTTATTAATGATGGAAGCAGGGACAGGACATTACTGCTGTTAGAAGAAATATCTCAACGGGATACTCATGTTAAAGTAATCAGTTTTTCCCGAAATTTTGGACATCAGCCGGCCGTTTCCTGTGGAATAAATTACTGTACGGGAGATGTTGCAATAATTATCGATGCAGACTTGCAGGACCCCCCGGAACTTTTCCACCAAATGATTCAAAAATATGAAGAAGAAGATTGCAACGTAGTTTATGGGGTTAGAAGGGAGAGACAGGGCGAATCTTTTTTTAAACGATGTACTGCCAAACTATTTTATCGGATGATCAACTCTTTATCGGAAGTACCCATTCCCCTTGATACTGGTGATTTCCGGTTAATTGATGAAAGAGTCATCCGGGAATTTAAACAGTTAAAAGAAAAGAACAAGTATATCCGAGGACTCATTAGCTGGATTGGATTTAAACAAATGCCTATTTACTATACGAGAGAACCCAGATTTGCCGGTGAAACGAAGTATCCTGTTTCTAAAATGATAAAATTCGCTACGACAGGTCTCCTGTATTTTACGAGAAAACCCCTCAAACTGGCTACAACATTAGGGTTTTCCAGTATTCTTATCGGGTTTATATTAGTTATTTATGTGTTTGTATCCAAATTCTCCCGGCAAATTGATGCCGTTCCAGGGTGGGCATCAACACTCATTATCATCATCTTTTTTCTTGGGGTTCAACTCCTTACGATAGGAGTAATGGGCGAGTATATTGGCAGTATCTTTAGCGAAGTGAAGGAAAGGCCTGAATACATCATTGAAAAGAAGATAAATTTTTAA
- a CDS encoding VWA domain-containing protein: protein MTIANPWFFLLLIPFGLLYLFWRERKFIGYSSLYLAREPKGFKKIIGYVFKPVFFGAVFFLIVAITHPQTRYYEEETILHGREIILSIDTSFSMTGTAIETIKKIVGDFIKKRPHDLLGISIFGTDAALIVMPTMETQLLEKSLERVQASQVGYQTAIGEGLFTSISALFEEEMGKMFTIKDLRNSINKEYLAEYAISFIKEMEKRNVLKNKLIILFTDGIYNIGISPTRPLRLLKRMGIKAYVVAVKASDVTGVDPEIAAQHIEELKEAVESTGGKYFHAENFDEVAKFYHEIDRIEKDKIIVESITKKKDLFVYPTFVSLFFLFISIFIENFWIRIP from the coding sequence ATGACAATCGCAAATCCCTGGTTCTTTCTACTTCTTATTCCTTTTGGTCTCTTATATCTCTTTTGGAGAGAGAGAAAGTTTATTGGGTACTCAAGCCTTTATCTTGCAAGAGAACCAAAAGGGTTTAAAAAGATTATAGGCTATGTATTTAAACCTGTATTTTTTGGAGCTGTATTTTTTTTAATAGTAGCCATTACCCATCCACAAACAAGATATTATGAGGAAGAGACTATTCTGCATGGAAGGGAAATAATCCTTTCTATAGATACCTCTTTTAGCATGACAGGAACAGCAATCGAAACTATTAAAAAAATTGTTGGTGATTTTATTAAAAAACGACCACATGATCTTCTTGGTATTAGCATCTTTGGTACTGATGCAGCCCTTATTGTTATGCCTACCATGGAAACTCAATTACTCGAAAAATCCTTAGAGCGTGTGCAGGCTTCTCAGGTCGGTTATCAGACAGCTATAGGAGAAGGACTCTTTACCTCCATCTCGGCTTTGTTTGAAGAAGAAATGGGAAAGATGTTTACTATTAAAGACCTCAGAAATAGCATCAATAAAGAGTACCTTGCAGAGTATGCCATCTCTTTTATCAAAGAAATGGAAAAGCGGAATGTGCTGAAAAACAAACTTATAATTCTCTTTACTGATGGAATATACAATATTGGCATTTCACCAACAAGACCGTTACGATTGTTGAAAAGAATGGGAATAAAAGCATATGTAGTGGCAGTCAAGGCATCTGACGTTACTGGTGTTGATCCTGAAATTGCCGCCCAGCATATTGAGGAGTTAAAGGAGGCCGTTGAATCAACGGGGGGCAAGTATTTCCATGCGGAGAACTTTGATGAGGTCGCCAAATTTTATCATGAAATCGACAGGATCGAAAAAGATAAAATTATCGTAGAAAGTATTACGAAGAAAAAAGACCTTTTTGTTTATCCCACATTTGTTAGTCTGTTTTTTCTTTTCATCTCTATTTTTATTGAAAATTTTTGGATACGAATTCCCTGA
- a CDS encoding VWA domain-containing protein — MLFFNYEEYKILVYILSGLIFLLYLFLYRRKHAWLKAFGQRALIGRFSKIPNIYRNLLKGLSISAAFCAMSLAILQPKWQTTQDYYEKEGLEIVFVLDVSISMLAEDVKPNRLQRAKMEISNLVRELEDDRVGLVVFAARAFSLLPYPTNDYEKVFLRILNMINENYVRFVPYGTNIGNAFILAMNSFSKENAKKVMIFLTDGEEQIITRSQVAEAVKLLLEKKDIAIYVVGIGDSKKASPIPKRDKEGTVIGYEATEEGETIYTKPNPKFLGEIAEIVGGTYQHDATGDELKHIFTQVIEQNKNIIGIKKKNIIRDVSQYFLGGALALLALYFIL, encoded by the coding sequence ATGTTATTTTTCAACTACGAAGAATACAAAATTCTTGTTTATATCCTTTCCGGTCTTATCTTTCTTCTCTACCTATTTCTTTACAGAAGAAAGCATGCATGGCTAAAGGCCTTTGGACAAAGGGCTTTAATAGGCAGATTTAGTAAAATCCCTAACATTTACCGAAATCTTTTAAAAGGCCTCAGCATCAGCGCCGCCTTTTGTGCCATGAGCCTTGCAATCCTACAACCTAAATGGCAAACGACACAAGACTATTATGAAAAAGAAGGATTGGAAATCGTATTTGTACTCGATGTCTCGATTAGTATGCTTGCTGAAGATGTAAAACCAAACCGCTTACAGCGTGCAAAGATGGAGATATCGAATCTCGTCCGGGAATTAGAAGATGACCGTGTCGGTTTGGTGGTATTTGCAGCCAGGGCGTTTTCACTGTTACCGTATCCCACAAACGATTATGAAAAAGTTTTCTTACGCATACTCAATATGATTAACGAAAACTATGTACGATTTGTACCTTACGGAACAAATATTGGCAACGCATTTATTCTGGCTATGAATTCATTTAGTAAAGAAAATGCAAAGAAGGTTATGATTTTTCTTACAGATGGTGAAGAACAAATTATTACCAGAAGCCAGGTTGCAGAAGCCGTAAAGTTGTTGTTAGAGAAAAAGGATATCGCTATTTACGTAGTTGGCATTGGAGATTCCAAGAAAGCATCTCCAATACCCAAAAGAGATAAAGAGGGAACCGTAATAGGTTACGAGGCAACAGAAGAGGGAGAAACGATCTACACGAAACCTAATCCAAAATTTTTAGGAGAAATCGCAGAAATAGTCGGCGGAACATATCAGCATGATGCTACAGGTGATGAGCTCAAACACATATTCACGCAGGTTATTGAACAAAATAAAAATATTATTGGTATTAAAAAGAAAAATATCATTAGAGATGTTTCACAATATTTTTTAGGTGGCGCACTAGCGCTCCTCGCACTGTATTTTATCCTCTAA
- a CDS encoding DUF58 domain-containing protein translates to MRKRIRLSLQRLIGNFFDGIFSSYLHASHGLELDELRGYQPGDDFRSIDWKTTARTGKLHVRIKLVDKRVTIFFLVDRSRSEKFGSLVNTKEDIQSSVLSLLVYASSETGNEIGFVTFTDKVESYIQPKAGEKEALKNIKNILLKTPSSNYTDLNTAFRFLNEQSHFPSLVFILSDFLAPYNYEQSLKTLSYYHEVIPIIISDRMETNLPNAKGFLSVQDIETGMIKSLDISTALEKSAPYLALFRKLNIDYLTLSTGEDEEIWIKKISEFFDKRIRRGGRRRR, encoded by the coding sequence ATGAGGAAAAGGATAAGGCTCTCCTTACAGCGATTAATTGGGAACTTTTTTGATGGAATATTCTCTAGCTATCTCCATGCCTCTCACGGGTTAGAGCTTGATGAACTTCGGGGATATCAGCCTGGCGATGATTTTAGGTCTATCGATTGGAAAACAACTGCAAGGACAGGAAAATTACATGTGCGCATAAAACTTGTAGATAAACGCGTAACCATTTTCTTCCTTGTTGACAGAAGTAGATCAGAAAAGTTTGGATCCCTTGTAAATACAAAGGAAGATATTCAATCATCTGTCCTTTCACTTCTTGTTTACGCATCCTCAGAAACTGGTAATGAGATAGGCTTCGTTACCTTTACGGATAAGGTAGAAAGTTATATCCAACCGAAAGCCGGCGAAAAAGAGGCATTAAAAAATATAAAAAATATTTTACTGAAAACCCCATCCAGTAATTACACTGATTTAAATACCGCATTCAGATTTTTAAACGAACAATCGCATTTTCCATCTCTCGTATTTATACTATCAGACTTTTTAGCACCTTATAATTATGAGCAATCTCTTAAAACACTCTCATATTACCACGAGGTAATCCCTATCATTATTTCAGACAGAATGGAAACCAACTTACCTAACGCAAAGGGATTTTTATCTGTTCAGGATATAGAAACCGGTATGATAAAATCCCTGGACATTTCAACAGCATTAGAAAAATCAGCACCTTATCTGGCCTTGTTCAGAAAATTGAACATAGATTATCTTACATTATCTACGGGGGAAGATGAGGAAATATGGATAAAAAAAATCTCGGAGTTTTTTGACAAACGCATCAGAAGAGGAGGGAGAAGGAGACGATGA
- a CDS encoding AAA family ATPase encodes MKLRTKTLSNRDSIREKIEKIKKEVGKVIVGQEEMVEGIIIALLSDGHILLEGYPGLGKTVTVKTVARVLDAKFQRVQFTPDLIPGDITGFEILDPETRKSRIQKGPVFTNLLLADEINRSPAKVQSALLEAMQEKQVTIGRETYPLEKLFLVLATQNPIEISGTYLLPEAEIDRFMFKLKVRYPSYANEREITQRQVLDTESTLDVILTPKEVLSLRHTIAEWLPLQETSAIVKYITRLVRATRPEDNNELRELVMYGASPRATIALAKASRVYAFIYGDDVVLPEHVHKMAYPVLRHRIILSHEAESQDIDSDDIIEKILHRVARLE; translated from the coding sequence ATGAAATTACGCACAAAGACATTAAGTAACAGGGATTCTATTAGAGAGAAGATAGAAAAGATCAAAAAGGAAGTAGGAAAGGTTATTGTCGGCCAGGAAGAAATGGTTGAAGGTATCATAATTGCGCTTTTATCAGACGGACACATCCTCTTAGAAGGATACCCAGGGCTTGGAAAGACCGTTACCGTTAAAACAGTTGCTCGTGTGCTCGATGCAAAGTTTCAAAGGGTACAATTTACCCCTGATCTCATCCCTGGCGATATAACAGGATTTGAGATACTAGATCCGGAAACAAGGAAAAGCAGGATACAGAAAGGACCTGTATTCACCAATTTATTACTTGCAGATGAAATTAACCGGTCACCTGCAAAGGTTCAAAGCGCTCTTCTTGAGGCAATGCAGGAAAAACAAGTAACCATTGGCCGAGAAACCTACCCTTTAGAAAAACTGTTTCTTGTACTGGCAACCCAAAATCCTATTGAAATATCAGGCACATATCTCTTGCCAGAGGCTGAAATAGACCGATTTATGTTTAAATTAAAAGTGCGTTATCCATCATATGCAAATGAAAGAGAAATTACTCAAAGGCAGGTTCTGGACACAGAGTCTACCTTAGATGTTATTTTAACGCCAAAAGAAGTGCTCTCCTTAAGACATACCATTGCGGAATGGCTGCCTTTGCAAGAAACATCAGCCATCGTAAAATACATTACGCGACTTGTCAGAGCAACAAGACCAGAAGACAACAATGAATTAAGAGAACTCGTAATGTACGGGGCTTCTCCCCGAGCAACTATTGCTTTAGCAAAGGCATCCCGTGTATATGCCTTTATTTATGGAGATGATGTTGTATTACCCGAACATGTTCATAAAATGGCTTATCCTGTCCTTCGTCATAGAATCATCCTCTCTCATGAGGCTGAGTCCCAGGATATCGATTCTGACGATATTATTGAAAAAATACTTCATCGGGTTGCAAGATTGGAATAA
- a CDS encoding GtrA family protein gives MANKVIPIVLIRQFLKFSFVGVLNTIITLSTIFIFMKLFNTRYLTANIIGYILGFANSFILNKKWTFHSNKSCKREIISFIVIFLICYELQLGLLILLKEVLLTPIGIAQVLAMVFYTGLNFLGNKFVTFRAEEIRCLS, from the coding sequence ATGGCAAATAAAGTGATACCTATTGTCTTAATACGGCAGTTCCTCAAATTTAGTTTTGTTGGAGTTTTGAATACAATTATCACACTATCAACTATCTTCATCTTTATGAAGCTTTTTAATACCCGTTACCTTACGGCAAATATTATTGGTTACATCCTGGGTTTTGCCAATAGTTTTATCTTAAATAAGAAATGGACTTTTCATAGTAATAAATCGTGTAAACGAGAGATTATCTCTTTTATTGTAATTTTTCTTATTTGTTACGAATTACAATTAGGACTCCTTATTCTTTTAAAGGAGGTCTTATTGACTCCCATAGGAATAGCCCAGGTGCTTGCAATGGTCTTCTATACAGGACTTAATTTTCTGGGAAACAAATTTGTTACCTTTAGAGCTGAGGAAATAAGATGCCTATCCTGA
- a CDS encoding FMN-binding glutamate synthase family protein gives MSFSKPNASIATRTKNRTPNDRTQSNGMCSVCVDECPGLCEIGKSSFRATENLYPQPFGSITAGADKGYPVDFSHLNIMGTTVGAEGIETNSDKAIFENVNTETRLGKDKGIKLKLPIMIPGLGSTKVAKTHWDGIAIGSAISGTALTIGENVGGMDSNSTIEGGRITYCPDIEYRVKAFQDWQQEGYGAIVMQENVEDSRLGVLEYGITKLGVQAVELKWGQGAKDIGGEVKIDNLEKARMLRDRGYIVLPDPYDNAVASVFGKSFKEFERHSRVGMVTEEGFVRRVEGLRKAGAKYVFLKTGAYRPADLARAVRYCSVAGVDVLTVDGAGGGTGMSPWHMMNEWGVPSLYISALTYNYVHKLASKGMYVPDVILAGGFAFEDDIFKVLALGAPYVKAVGMARPPLLAAHVGKLLGEQIEKKEIDRSVEIYGKTMDEIFVLAPKVKRLFGSNGRTVPPGAVGVYSYYQRLSQGLRQLMCGARKFSLEYLTRNDIACLTRDAAEVTGIKYIMDIDAEEAEQILMGKEKIKSKGTTKPKSKISPKLKVKGKVKGKTKK, from the coding sequence ATGTCGTTTTCAAAACCAAATGCTTCGATAGCAACACGTACAAAAAACAGAACACCTAATGATAGAACACAATCTAATGGTATGTGTTCTGTCTGTGTGGATGAGTGTCCTGGTTTATGTGAAATCGGAAAATCTTCCTTTCGGGCAACTGAGAATTTATATCCACAGCCATTTGGAAGTATCACTGCCGGCGCAGATAAGGGTTATCCTGTCGACTTTTCCCATTTGAATATTATGGGTACAACTGTTGGAGCTGAAGGAATAGAGACAAATAGCGATAAGGCAATTTTTGAGAATGTAAATACAGAAACGAGGCTAGGAAAAGATAAAGGGATTAAATTAAAGTTACCTATTATGATTCCCGGTTTAGGCTCAACAAAAGTTGCTAAAACACATTGGGATGGAATAGCTATTGGCTCTGCAATTTCAGGTACAGCATTAACTATCGGTGAAAATGTCGGTGGTATGGACTCCAATTCTACGATTGAAGGAGGGAGAATTACCTATTGTCCTGATATTGAGTATCGTGTAAAGGCCTTTCAGGATTGGCAGCAGGAAGGTTATGGAGCGATTGTAATGCAGGAAAATGTTGAAGATAGCCGATTAGGTGTGCTGGAATATGGTATCACAAAACTAGGTGTCCAGGCTGTGGAATTAAAATGGGGGCAAGGCGCTAAGGATATTGGGGGAGAGGTTAAGATTGATAATTTGGAAAAAGCGAGAATGCTGAGAGACCGTGGTTACATTGTACTACCCGATCCTTATGATAATGCTGTAGCTTCTGTCTTTGGGAAATCATTTAAAGAATTTGAAAGACATTCCAGGGTTGGAATGGTTACAGAAGAAGGATTTGTGAGAAGAGTTGAAGGGTTAAGGAAAGCGGGCGCTAAATATGTTTTCTTGAAAACAGGCGCTTATAGGCCTGCTGATCTTGCCAGGGCAGTTCGCTATTGTTCTGTTGCAGGAGTTGACGTATTGACAGTTGATGGCGCTGGCGGTGGAACTGGTATGAGTCCCTGGCATATGATGAATGAATGGGGTGTACCATCTTTATATATATCTGCTCTTACCTATAACTATGTACATAAACTAGCATCTAAGGGTATGTATGTTCCAGATGTTATACTTGCTGGTGGATTTGCATTTGAGGATGATATCTTCAAGGTTCTTGCGCTTGGTGCACCTTATGTCAAGGCTGTGGGAATGGCGCGTCCACCACTCCTTGCTGCACATGTCGGAAAGCTCCTTGGTGAACAAATAGAGAAAAAAGAAATTGACAGGAGTGTCGAAATTTATGGTAAGACTATGGATGAGATATTCGTTTTAGCGCCTAAAGTAAAGAGATTATTTGGTTCTAACGGCAGGACAGTACCTCCTGGCGCAGTTGGTGTATATTCATATTACCAGCGTTTATCCCAGGGGCTAAGACAATTGATGTGTGGTGCAAGAAAGTTCTCATTAGAGTATCTAACAAGAAATGATATAGCCTGTCTTACTCGTGATGCAGCAGAAGTAACGGGTATAAAATACATTATGGATATCGATGCTGAAGAAGCTGAACAGATTCTTATGGGGAAAGAGAAAATCAAAAGTAAAGGGACAACAAAACCAAAGTCAAAAATAAGTCCAAAACTTAAGGTAAAAGGTAAAGTAAAAGGGAAGACGAAGAAATAA